The following coding sequences are from one Halobacteria archaeon AArc-dxtr1 window:
- the trpB gene encoding tryptophan synthase subunit beta encodes MSKGDFDGYGGRYVPEPLQEPLDQLATAYDEVGTTEEFQADLRELSADFAGRPSPLYHARNLSERYGAEIYLKREDLLHGGAHKINNCLGQALLAKRAGRPRLIAETGAGQHGVATAMVGAVLGLDTEIYMGKKDAQRQAMNVFRMRLMGAEVNEVTRGGEGLADAVDAALEDFAENVDDTHYLVGSVVGPDPFPRMVRDFQSVIGKEAREQFLERTGDLPDAAVACVGGGSNAIGLFHAFRDDDVDFYGAEGGGKGSDSSKHAAPLAKGTDDVIHGMKTRVIDEDVSVHSVSAGLDYPGVGPEHAMFRAIGRCEYTGVTDDAALAAFRELAETEGIIPALESSHAIARAIDLAEAGDHETILVNLSGRGDKDMETAADRFSLS; translated from the coding sequence ATGTCCAAGGGAGATTTCGACGGGTACGGCGGCCGGTACGTCCCCGAGCCGCTTCAGGAACCGCTCGACCAGCTCGCGACCGCCTACGACGAGGTCGGAACGACCGAGGAGTTTCAGGCCGACCTGCGGGAGCTTTCAGCTGACTTCGCCGGCCGACCGTCGCCGCTGTACCACGCCCGCAACCTGAGCGAGCGCTACGGCGCGGAGATCTACCTCAAGCGTGAGGACCTGCTCCACGGTGGGGCCCACAAGATCAACAACTGTCTCGGGCAGGCCCTGCTCGCCAAACGCGCCGGTCGACCTCGGCTTATCGCCGAGACCGGCGCCGGCCAACACGGCGTTGCGACCGCGATGGTCGGCGCCGTACTCGGCCTCGATACGGAGATCTACATGGGCAAAAAGGACGCCCAGAGACAAGCGATGAATGTCTTCCGTATGCGCCTGATGGGCGCCGAAGTAAACGAGGTGACTCGCGGCGGCGAAGGGCTCGCTGACGCCGTCGACGCCGCCTTAGAGGACTTCGCGGAGAACGTCGACGACACACACTATCTCGTGGGCAGCGTCGTCGGCCCCGACCCCTTCCCGCGGATGGTCCGGGACTTCCAGAGCGTGATCGGCAAAGAGGCCCGCGAGCAGTTCCTGGAGCGAACGGGTGACCTCCCCGACGCCGCGGTCGCCTGCGTCGGCGGTGGCTCGAATGCGATCGGGCTCTTTCACGCCTTCCGGGACGACGACGTCGACTTCTACGGTGCCGAAGGTGGCGGTAAAGGGAGTGACTCGAGCAAACACGCCGCACCGCTCGCGAAGGGCACAGACGACGTCATCCACGGGATGAAGACCCGCGTCATCGACGAGGACGTCTCTGTCCACTCGGTTTCCGCCGGCCTCGACTACCCCGGTGTCGGCCCCGAGCACGCCATGTTCCGGGCGATCGGACGCTGTGAGTACACCGGCGTCACCGACGACGCGGCGCTGGCTGCCTTCCGCGAACTCGCAGAGACCGAGGGGATCATCCCGGCACTCGAGTCGAGTCACGCCATCGCCCGGGCGATCGACCTCGCCGAGGCTGGCGACCACGAGACGATCCTGGTCAACCTCTCCGGTCGCGGGGACAAGGATATGGAAACCGCAGCCGACCGATTCTCGCTCTCCTGA